The following proteins come from a genomic window of Dromaius novaehollandiae isolate bDroNov1 chromosome 19, bDroNov1.hap1, whole genome shotgun sequence:
- the P2RX5 gene encoding P2X purinoceptor 5 isoform X2 — protein MTNLIVTPNQKQATCPESASIPDALCHTDGDCPAGEAVVAGNGVKTGRCLKDRDNIRGTCEILAWCPVEKRSKPKKPLLASAENFTIYIKNSIRFPKFKFSKMNVLATSNESYLKSCRYSTEHPYCPIFLLGSIVSWAGSNFQEMALEGGVIGIQIEWNCDLDKAPSECNPHYSFSRLDNKFAEKSVSSGYNFRFAKYYQDANGVDYRTLIKAYGIRFDVMVNGKAGKFNIIPTIINIGSGLALMGAGAFFCDLVLLYLIKKSNFYRGKKYEEVKSSSRKTLNSPTHNGNQSADQLGGL, from the exons ATGACGAACCTGATTGTGACCCCAAACCAGAAGCAAGCTACGTGTCCTGAG AGTGCCAGCATTCCCGATGCCCTGTGTCACACGGATGGGGACTGCCCAGCCGGGGAAGCAGTGGTGGCTGGCAATG GGGTTAAGACTGGCCGTTGTTTGAAAGACAGGGACAACATCAGAGGGACTTGTGAGATATTGGCCTGGTGCCCTGTGGAGAAAAGATCCAAGCCCAA GAAACCTCTTCTTGCCAGTGCAGAAAACTTCACCATTTACATCAAGAACTCTATCCGCTTCCCCAAGTTTAAGTTCTCCAA GATGAATGTGCTGGCAACCAGCAATGAGTCCTACCTGAAAAGCTGCCGCTACAGCACAGAGCATCCCTACTGCCCCATCTTCCTCCTGGGGAGCATTGTCAGCTGGGCCGGGAGCAACTTCCAGGAAATGGCCTTGGAG GGTGGTGTGATAGGAATTCAGATTGAATGGAACTGTGATCTTGATAAAGCCCCTTCTGAATGTAATCCTCACTATTCTTTTAGCCGGCTGGATAACAAGTTTGCAGAGAAATCCGTCTCTTCTGGGTACAACTTCAG GTTTGCCAAGTATTACCAGGATGCTAATGGGGTCGACTACCGGACGCTCATTAAAGCATATGGAATCCGCTTTGATGTGATGGTGAATGGCAAG GCGGGGAAATTTAACATCATTCCCACCATTATCAATATTGGTTCAGGGCTTGCTCTCATGGGAGCG GGAGCTTTCTTCTGTGACCTGGTGCTGCTGTATTTGATTAAAAAGAGTAACTTTTATCGAGGCAAAAAGTATGAGGAAGTAAA
- the P2RX5 gene encoding P2X purinoceptor 5 isoform X1, which yields MGQVAWKGLFLSLFDYKTEKYVIAKNKKVGILYRVVQLSILAYLVGWVFVVKKGYQDTDTSLQSSVITKLKGVAFTNTSELGERLWDVADYVIPPQGENVFFVMTNLIVTPNQKQATCPESASIPDALCHTDGDCPAGEAVVAGNGVKTGRCLKDRDNIRGTCEILAWCPVEKRSKPKKPLLASAENFTIYIKNSIRFPKFKFSKMNVLATSNESYLKSCRYSTEHPYCPIFLLGSIVSWAGSNFQEMALEGGVIGIQIEWNCDLDKAPSECNPHYSFSRLDNKFAEKSVSSGYNFRFAKYYQDANGVDYRTLIKAYGIRFDVMVNGKAGKFNIIPTIINIGSGLALMGAGAFFCDLVLLYLIKKSNFYRGKKYEEVKSSSRKTLNSPTHNGNQSADQLGGL from the exons ATGGGGCAGGTGGCTTGGAAGGGTTTATTTCTATCACTTTTTGATTATAAAACAGAGAAATACGTCATCGCAAAGAATAAGAAGGTGGGGATTCTCTACCGAGTCGTGCAGCTCTCCATCCTGGCTTACCTGGTGGG GTGGGTTTTTGTTGTCAAGAAAGGCTATCAGGACACAGACACGTCCCTCCAGAGCTCTGTCATCACCAAGCTGAAAGGGGTGGCCTTCACCAACACCTCGGAGCTGGGGGAGAGGCTGTGGGATGTTGCGGACTACGTCATCCCTCCACAG GGTGAAAACGTCTTCTTTGTCATGACGAACCTGATTGTGACCCCAAACCAGAAGCAAGCTACGTGTCCTGAG AGTGCCAGCATTCCCGATGCCCTGTGTCACACGGATGGGGACTGCCCAGCCGGGGAAGCAGTGGTGGCTGGCAATG GGGTTAAGACTGGCCGTTGTTTGAAAGACAGGGACAACATCAGAGGGACTTGTGAGATATTGGCCTGGTGCCCTGTGGAGAAAAGATCCAAGCCCAA GAAACCTCTTCTTGCCAGTGCAGAAAACTTCACCATTTACATCAAGAACTCTATCCGCTTCCCCAAGTTTAAGTTCTCCAA GATGAATGTGCTGGCAACCAGCAATGAGTCCTACCTGAAAAGCTGCCGCTACAGCACAGAGCATCCCTACTGCCCCATCTTCCTCCTGGGGAGCATTGTCAGCTGGGCCGGGAGCAACTTCCAGGAAATGGCCTTGGAG GGTGGTGTGATAGGAATTCAGATTGAATGGAACTGTGATCTTGATAAAGCCCCTTCTGAATGTAATCCTCACTATTCTTTTAGCCGGCTGGATAACAAGTTTGCAGAGAAATCCGTCTCTTCTGGGTACAACTTCAG GTTTGCCAAGTATTACCAGGATGCTAATGGGGTCGACTACCGGACGCTCATTAAAGCATATGGAATCCGCTTTGATGTGATGGTGAATGGCAAG GCGGGGAAATTTAACATCATTCCCACCATTATCAATATTGGTTCAGGGCTTGCTCTCATGGGAGCG GGAGCTTTCTTCTGTGACCTGGTGCTGCTGTATTTGATTAAAAAGAGTAACTTTTATCGAGGCAAAAAGTATGAGGAAGTAAA